GTTATGTAAACAAGAGATGAGAAAAATGTTCCACAGAAACTGGAaatgtctgttctgaatttctgtCATGGACTGACCGTGATTTTGCAAACTCCCTTTCACAGAATTTGCAAACAGAATTCTCGAGCCAGTTTAAAAGTCTGACCGCGTCTTGATTCACCAGGGCTGGGGCTGAATTACGGGGAGGTATTTGTCTCTGTTCGGCGGAATCCATGAATCCACGCAGAAGTGGGAAGGACGAGGAGGGATTCCAGATCCCGCATCAGCACGTCCCcacgggggagaggccgttcacctgctccgagtgcgggaagggctttctTCAGTCATCCGACCTGTGGaaccaccagcgggtccacacgggggagaggccgttcacctgctccgagTGCGGGAAAGGGTACACTCGGTCGTCCTACCTGAGGAatcaccagcgggtccacaccggggagcggccgttcacctgctccgagTGCGGCAAGGGCTTCAATCACTCGTCCCACCTCTGGgaccaccagcgggtccacaccggggagaggccgttcacctgctcagaGTGCGGGAAGAGCTTCATCCAGGCCTCTCACCTGCTGACCCAcaagcgggtccacaccgg
This genomic window from Chiloscyllium plagiosum isolate BGI_BamShark_2017 unplaced genomic scaffold, ASM401019v2 scaf_15520, whole genome shotgun sequence contains:
- the LOC122547080 gene encoding gastrula zinc finger protein XlCGF7.1-like, which translates into the protein MNPRRSGKDEEGFQIPHQHVPTGERPFTCSECGKGFLQSSDLWNHQRVHTGERPFTCSECGKGYTRSSYLRNHQRVHTGERPFTCSECGKGFNHSSHLWDHQRVHTGERPFTCSECGKSFIQASHLLTHKRVHTGERPFTCSVCGKGFLQSCHLVAHQGAHTGERPFSCPRCGKRFTHSSSLLRHQRVHK